Proteins encoded by one window of Geobacter sp. DSM 9736:
- a CDS encoding PAS domain-containing hybrid sensor histidine kinase/response regulator, translating to MQYEKKHRYGPQREKKKGLWDGQHHPSPAATAERQRLLRELQSQQKSLELRIDELRSEKEELTAAVQRYMSLYDYAPVGYFTLGRDGIVRGLNLTGALLLGMERSVLLGSNFNDYVNEANRQSFAEFLANIFDAESKDSLELTLTKEPDRQFDAQIEAIWCEEGRECRFAVIDITKRRQLEYLSKTSEEQLHKQFEELGQLYHYAPVALFVLDRDLIFLRANARLAETNGMPLEAHLGHSLYDMLPVEMIEKLKMVWAPVFERGEAVLDVEVPGHTRKLPGVSRHWLASFFPIKTEEGEVIAVAGAVQDITDRKQMEEELRGSEEKFRFLFENIPAAVAMFDRDMRYIVTSRRWLASYGLDEQVVTGRSHYDVFPDIPERWKEIHKRCLEGASEQCEEDPFPRRDGSIDWVRWDVRPWHESQGKIGGIIMFTEVITERKLREQELLQARQAAEAASMAKSRFLANMSHELRTPIHGFLGVLQLLLGGYAGPLEPKQRDLLAKADKAARSLLLIISDILDLSKIEAGKLSITERRFSLSECISESIDFFSAETQHKGLEVSYIIGGGVPDNLIGDPLRLRQVLVNLIGNAIKFTEQGSVLVQVIPGEKQPTGKPVYSFSITDTGIGIPDDKKDLLFRPFSQADDSETRRYGGTGLGLAISKQLVEIMGGTISCKSKEGEGSSFYFTLPLGEAEESLKVDDSIQAAPTETVLARSYVSDKPPFILIAEDDILACDLIKEILTWEGFKTDIARSGSEAVQKYENGLYDLIIMDVQMPHMDGISATKVIREKEKSVGGRIPIVAMTAHAFDEDRERCLAAGMDAYLTKPLDTQKGVEVILNLMKK from the coding sequence ATGCAATACGAGAAGAAGCACCGATACGGCCCGCAGCGGGAAAAGAAGAAGGGGCTTTGGGATGGACAACACCATCCTTCACCTGCAGCGACGGCTGAACGGCAGAGGCTTCTTCGCGAACTCCAGTCTCAACAAAAATCCCTGGAACTACGAATAGATGAACTTCGCTCGGAGAAAGAAGAACTGACGGCGGCCGTGCAGAGGTATATGAGTCTATACGATTACGCCCCCGTCGGCTACTTCACTCTGGGCAGAGACGGGATCGTTCGCGGCCTCAATTTGACCGGAGCGCTTCTTTTGGGGATGGAACGTTCGGTTCTATTGGGCAGCAATTTTAACGATTATGTCAATGAGGCTAATCGACAATCCTTTGCGGAGTTTCTGGCGAACATATTCGATGCAGAGAGTAAGGATTCACTGGAATTGACTCTTACGAAGGAACCGGATCGGCAATTCGACGCACAGATCGAAGCTATATGGTGCGAAGAGGGGAGAGAATGCAGATTCGCAGTCATAGACATAACCAAACGAAGGCAGCTGGAATACCTTTCGAAGACAAGCGAGGAACAACTGCACAAACAGTTCGAAGAGCTTGGCCAGCTTTACCATTACGCACCAGTAGCCTTATTCGTTCTTGATCGCGACCTGATTTTTTTGCGTGCCAACGCCCGATTGGCAGAGACCAACGGTATGCCCTTGGAGGCGCATCTGGGGCATTCTCTTTATGACATGCTGCCAGTAGAGATGATCGAGAAACTGAAAATGGTCTGGGCACCGGTTTTTGAGAGAGGAGAGGCGGTTCTCGACGTTGAAGTACCAGGTCATACTCGCAAGCTGCCTGGAGTGAGCCGGCATTGGCTTGCCAGCTTCTTTCCGATTAAGACGGAGGAAGGTGAAGTCATCGCCGTGGCCGGAGCCGTGCAGGATATTACCGACCGAAAACAGATGGAAGAAGAGCTTCGCGGAAGCGAGGAGAAGTTCCGCTTTCTCTTTGAGAACATACCGGCGGCTGTTGCAATGTTCGATCGTGATATGAGGTACATCGTCACCAGTCGCCGGTGGCTGGCCAGTTACGGGTTGGACGAACAGGTAGTTACTGGACGAAGTCACTATGATGTTTTTCCCGACATACCTGAGCGCTGGAAAGAGATTCATAAACGTTGCCTGGAAGGAGCATCGGAGCAGTGCGAGGAAGATCCCTTTCCGCGGAGGGACGGATCCATAGATTGGGTTCGATGGGATGTGCGTCCATGGCATGAAAGCCAGGGGAAAATCGGCGGCATCATCATGTTTACCGAAGTGATAACTGAAAGGAAACTTCGTGAACAGGAGCTGCTTCAAGCACGTCAGGCTGCCGAGGCGGCAAGCATGGCAAAGAGTCGCTTCCTTGCAAACATGAGCCATGAACTCCGTACTCCGATCCACGGTTTTCTCGGAGTGCTTCAGTTGCTTCTTGGAGGCTATGCCGGGCCGCTCGAACCAAAGCAGCGAGACTTGCTCGCCAAGGCCGATAAGGCGGCCCGATCTCTTCTCTTGATTATCAGCGATATTCTTGATTTATCCAAAATAGAGGCGGGCAAATTATCCATTACAGAGAGACGTTTCTCATTATCTGAATGCATCTCCGAATCGATAGATTTTTTTTCGGCAGAGACTCAGCACAAAGGGCTCGAAGTCTCTTATATCATTGGAGGTGGAGTGCCCGACAATCTGATTGGGGATCCTTTGCGGTTGAGACAGGTCCTGGTCAACCTTATCGGCAATGCCATCAAGTTCACCGAACAAGGCAGTGTCCTGGTACAGGTCATACCCGGAGAGAAACAGCCGACGGGGAAGCCGGTTTACAGCTTCTCCATAACCGATACCGGCATAGGCATACCGGATGACAAAAAGGATCTTCTTTTCCGTCCCTTCAGTCAGGCTGATGACTCAGAAACCCGAAGATATGGAGGCACCGGGCTGGGCCTGGCGATTAGCAAGCAATTGGTAGAAATAATGGGAGGAACCATTTCATGCAAAAGCAAGGAAGGAGAGGGGAGTTCTTTCTACTTTACCCTACCTCTGGGTGAGGCTGAAGAAAGCCTGAAAGTCGATGATTCGATTCAGGCAGCCCCAACGGAAACCGTACTCGCGCGTAGCTATGTATCAGACAAGCCTCCGTTCATTCTCATTGCAGAAGACGACATACTTGCATGTGACCTGATCAAGGAGATACTAACCTGGGAAGGATTCAAGACCGATATTGCACGATCCGGTAGCGAAGCGGTCCAGAAGTATGAGAACGGCCTGTACGATTTGATAATCATGGATGTGCAAATGCCGCATATGGACGGCATATCCGCTACCAAAGTTATACGGGAGAAGGAAAAGTCCGTTGGGGGACGCATCCCGATCGTGGCTATGACGGCTCACGCATTTGATGAAGACAGGGAACGATGCCTTGCTGCCGGAATGGATGCATATCTTACAAAGCCTCTGGACACCCAGAAAGGCGTGGAGGTGATTCTCAATCTCATGAAAAAGTAA
- the lexA gene encoding transcriptional repressor LexA: protein MTPKQKKVLDFITGYRIRKGFAPSQQEIAAGCGFQSLGTVQHYLKLLEREGHVARRWNGKRSIELLPSEMSTSGIELPLVGIVAAGKPVEAFQLPDVIEVPSSMGGPGNVVYEVRGESMVEMGIMEGDYVAVHPQLTAENGQTVIAELNGSITIKKFVRKESRIELHPANSAMSPIVVQETDDFHIRGVIVGSMRLYRRWTGKSST from the coding sequence ATGACACCGAAACAGAAGAAAGTGCTCGATTTTATAACCGGATATCGCATCCGCAAAGGTTTCGCGCCGTCGCAGCAAGAAATTGCAGCTGGGTGCGGATTTCAATCGTTGGGAACGGTGCAGCACTACCTGAAGCTCCTGGAGCGGGAAGGCCACGTGGCCCGTCGCTGGAACGGAAAACGGAGTATCGAACTTCTCCCTTCGGAAATGTCTACATCGGGAATCGAGCTGCCGCTTGTGGGAATCGTCGCGGCAGGAAAACCGGTCGAAGCATTCCAGCTTCCCGACGTGATCGAAGTTCCCTCGTCCATGGGGGGGCCGGGAAACGTAGTGTACGAAGTCCGTGGGGAGTCGATGGTGGAAATGGGGATCATGGAGGGCGACTACGTTGCGGTCCACCCACAGCTTACGGCGGAAAACGGACAGACCGTCATCGCGGAGCTTAACGGCTCCATCACTATCAAGAAGTTCGTGCGCAAAGAAAGCAGGATCGAGCTGCACCCTGCCAACTCGGCCATGTCACCTATCGTCGTCCAGGAGACGGACGATTTTCATATACGCGGGGTCATCGTCGGCTCCATGCGGCTCTATCGCAGATGGACCGGCAAATCCTCCACATAG
- a CDS encoding DNA polymerase IV gives MDRQILHIAIPSFPIALARVTEARLRRRPVAVASLNSERALLQCVSEEARSEGIEPGTPVFRARRLCPSLAVIPPDPILLAKGNAALTKFSVEFTPLVETQGGRVYLDLTASRRLFGPARDVAARLERSISKDLRVEAVAGSGGNKLVSRIAADTLSEPGIYDVLYGSEKHFLAPFPVSVLPGVGESRQLLLFRDLNLQRVEQIAELSIPQLRLAVGPFAPLLHERANGIDRSPVQPPRKSTEIEEEAFLEREENDDEVLTSELLRLVEACGIRLRHLGKETRKITLTVTYTDGVTDEGKRTLPHPLSLDIPLFAQAQELLLSTCRRRVRVRGLRLSCGNIGKENAQMELFSTTACDTSPGHMALQTTLDHLRDKFGHEAVTWGRRLIKQERELVAESEPPAWDSERTRYMTLTKRNG, from the coding sequence ATGGACCGGCAAATCCTCCACATAGCTATCCCCTCCTTTCCCATTGCCCTTGCGCGCGTCACTGAAGCTCGACTTCGACGAAGACCCGTGGCGGTCGCGTCGCTTAACTCGGAGCGGGCGCTCCTCCAGTGCGTTTCCGAAGAGGCCAGGTCGGAAGGGATCGAACCAGGAACCCCGGTCTTCAGGGCGCGAAGGCTATGCCCCTCTCTGGCAGTAATCCCCCCCGATCCGATCCTTCTTGCAAAAGGGAACGCAGCTCTGACAAAATTTTCGGTAGAATTCACACCACTGGTGGAAACGCAGGGGGGACGCGTCTATCTCGACCTCACTGCATCCCGCAGGCTCTTCGGCCCGGCGCGGGACGTGGCGGCAAGGCTGGAACGTTCGATCTCGAAGGACCTGCGGGTGGAAGCAGTGGCAGGATCAGGCGGCAACAAGCTCGTCTCACGCATAGCCGCCGATACGCTCTCCGAACCAGGGATTTACGATGTGCTTTATGGTTCCGAAAAGCATTTTCTCGCCCCCTTCCCCGTCTCTGTCCTCCCGGGCGTGGGCGAATCGAGGCAACTTCTCCTGTTCCGCGACCTTAACCTTCAGCGAGTGGAGCAGATAGCAGAGCTTTCCATTCCCCAACTCCGCCTTGCCGTGGGACCATTTGCACCTCTCCTGCACGAGCGGGCGAACGGCATTGACCGTTCGCCGGTGCAACCTCCCCGAAAAAGCACCGAAATCGAGGAAGAGGCCTTCCTTGAGCGTGAGGAGAACGACGATGAAGTCCTGACGTCGGAACTGCTTCGACTGGTTGAAGCGTGTGGCATAAGGCTTCGCCATTTAGGGAAGGAAACCCGGAAAATCACCCTCACCGTCACCTACACCGACGGTGTCACCGATGAGGGGAAGCGTACCCTCCCCCACCCCCTCTCCCTCGACATCCCCCTGTTTGCCCAGGCGCAGGAACTCCTCCTCTCTACCTGCAGACGTCGCGTAAGGGTTCGGGGGCTGCGGCTGTCGTGCGGTAATATAGGAAAAGAAAATGCACAGATGGAGCTCTTTTCCACCACCGCCTGCGACACATCTCCAGGCCACATGGCCCTCCAGACGACACTGGACCACCTGAGAGACAAGTTCGGTCATGAAGCGGTTACGTGGGGAAGGCGGCTCATAAAGCAGGAAAGGGAGCTGGTAGCGGAGAGCGAACCGCCGGCTTGGGATTCCGAGAGAACCAGGTATATGACGCTGACCAAGAGGAACGGGTAA
- a CDS encoding DNA polymerase III subunit alpha: MFCHLHTHSAFSPNWGIHSPEALCAAAKEMGMVSLALTDRNGLYAIPRFVNAAREAGIAPIIGSEAVTPEHRALLLARNETGYANLCRLVSDLHCRKDFNLPSAVSQYRNGLIVISDDRRLLWHFRQDIENIFVELSPGHSMHTALATARELKLPPVATSRAVFLQPGDLHLQRVLRAIHLNTKLSRLKSEECATESDSLHHPEKMAEFYPHCPEALENTQRIATGCRTDWDFSRTIFPAFRDYDDDGAFAELERRAREGALWRYGAIDARTEARIRKELGLIRDKGFAHYFLVVEELSKRSERTCGRGSAAASVVAFCLGITHVDPIKHNLFFERFLNEGRTDPPDIDIDFPWDERDEILDFAFARYGAKRTAMIANQVGFKGRAALREVAKVYGLSATEIKEMTERVSGFWKADQTAGAVAVHPLFQGEALSKDWQDIITLARKLKGHLRHLSLHCGGIVVVPDEIRKYVPVELSRKGLPLIQWEKDQAEDSGLVKIDILGNRSLAVIRDAMAAVKRNCGREIDYASWEPYSDENTKALIRRGRTIGVFYLESPSIRLLLRKIWGEAPVPQALSLDIFEVLVQASSIIRPAANSFMVEYAARLRGKAWDPLHPLLSEVLNETYGIAIYQEQITQIAMALAGFSAYDGDQLRKIISKKHKEKKLAQYRQLFFEGACNNGVPKKTIEAIWDQIMSFAGYSFCKPHSASYTLLSGKSAWLKANHPAEFMAAVISNQGGYYSTFAYISESRRLGLEILPPDINGSEIHYTGCGKNLRVGLMQVQGLKADAAEKLLKERNQGGDFTSFSNFNRRVRIDCSDAARLVKAGCFDSVEGMQKRPTLLWQLLSQQNNEGHLFDVNPETPVVSPYDEKAVLRQEIESLGFLVSRHPLTLYRDEWLRYRPIKAIEMINHAGKSVTMVGWWITTKTVEDKHGRPMEFISFEDTTAIFDATFFPEVYKKFCRRLSQNRPYLLKGLIKEEFGIPTLTVRWVTFLSEER; encoded by the coding sequence ATGTTCTGCCATTTACATACCCACTCAGCCTTCTCCCCCAACTGGGGCATCCATTCACCGGAAGCTCTGTGTGCGGCAGCGAAAGAAATGGGAATGGTCTCCCTCGCCCTCACCGACAGAAACGGCCTCTACGCCATCCCCCGCTTCGTCAATGCCGCTCGCGAGGCGGGCATTGCACCTATCATCGGCAGTGAGGCGGTGACGCCGGAACATCGGGCACTCCTTCTGGCACGGAACGAAACCGGCTACGCGAACCTGTGCCGCCTCGTCTCCGACCTCCACTGCCGGAAGGATTTCAATCTTCCCTCTGCTGTCAGCCAATACCGTAACGGGCTCATTGTGATTAGCGACGACAGAAGGCTCCTGTGGCACTTTCGGCAAGATATCGAGAACATATTTGTAGAACTCTCCCCAGGCCACTCGATGCATACGGCTCTGGCTACGGCCCGAGAGCTGAAACTGCCTCCAGTAGCGACATCACGGGCGGTATTTCTCCAGCCGGGCGACCTTCACCTTCAACGTGTTCTCCGCGCCATACATCTGAATACAAAACTATCCCGCCTGAAATCGGAAGAGTGCGCCACAGAGTCCGACTCCCTGCACCATCCAGAAAAAATGGCGGAATTCTATCCCCATTGTCCCGAGGCGCTGGAGAATACGCAGCGGATTGCCACCGGCTGCCGCACCGACTGGGACTTTTCCCGCACCATCTTCCCCGCATTTCGGGATTATGACGACGACGGAGCTTTCGCCGAGCTTGAACGACGTGCGCGGGAAGGAGCGCTGTGGCGATATGGAGCTATTGACGCGAGGACTGAGGCACGCATCAGGAAAGAACTCGGTCTGATCCGGGACAAAGGGTTTGCTCACTACTTCCTGGTCGTAGAAGAACTGTCAAAGCGCTCGGAGCGGACCTGTGGCCGGGGGAGCGCAGCAGCATCCGTCGTAGCCTTTTGCCTCGGGATTACTCATGTAGACCCCATCAAGCACAACCTTTTCTTCGAGCGGTTCCTCAACGAGGGTCGCACCGACCCTCCCGACATCGACATTGATTTTCCTTGGGACGAGCGGGATGAGATTCTCGACTTTGCCTTTGCCCGGTACGGAGCAAAAAGAACCGCCATGATAGCAAACCAGGTGGGCTTCAAGGGACGGGCTGCGCTGCGGGAAGTGGCGAAGGTGTACGGACTTTCAGCCACCGAGATAAAGGAGATGACCGAGCGGGTCTCCGGGTTCTGGAAAGCCGATCAGACTGCAGGGGCGGTTGCGGTGCACCCCCTTTTCCAGGGAGAAGCACTATCGAAGGATTGGCAGGATATCATCACACTCGCAAGAAAACTAAAGGGGCACCTGCGCCACCTTTCGCTCCATTGCGGGGGAATAGTCGTAGTCCCAGATGAAATCCGAAAGTACGTCCCTGTGGAACTGTCCAGGAAGGGGCTCCCGCTTATCCAGTGGGAAAAGGACCAGGCGGAAGATTCAGGGCTGGTGAAGATAGACATCCTGGGTAACCGTTCCCTAGCGGTTATCCGTGATGCAATGGCGGCGGTTAAGAGAAATTGTGGCCGGGAAATCGACTACGCCTCGTGGGAACCCTATTCGGATGAGAATACGAAAGCCCTGATCCGTCGCGGACGTACGATCGGGGTGTTTTATCTTGAATCCCCATCAATCAGGCTCCTGTTGCGGAAGATCTGGGGAGAAGCTCCCGTTCCGCAGGCCCTCTCCCTGGACATTTTCGAGGTACTCGTGCAGGCCTCCTCCATCATTCGCCCCGCCGCCAACTCCTTCATGGTCGAGTACGCAGCAAGGCTTCGGGGAAAAGCATGGGACCCGCTCCATCCACTTCTTTCCGAGGTCTTGAACGAAACGTACGGGATTGCAATCTACCAGGAGCAGATAACGCAGATTGCAATGGCGCTTGCAGGTTTTTCCGCCTATGACGGAGATCAGCTGAGGAAGATCATCAGCAAAAAGCACAAGGAGAAAAAGCTGGCCCAGTACAGGCAACTGTTTTTTGAAGGTGCTTGTAACAACGGCGTCCCCAAGAAGACCATCGAGGCCATATGGGATCAGATCATGTCTTTTGCGGGTTACTCTTTCTGCAAACCCCACTCCGCGAGCTACACATTATTGAGCGGGAAATCGGCATGGCTTAAGGCAAACCACCCGGCTGAATTCATGGCTGCGGTCATCTCCAACCAGGGAGGCTACTACTCGACGTTTGCGTATATCTCTGAATCGCGCAGACTAGGACTTGAAATCCTACCTCCCGACATCAATGGGAGCGAGATACACTATACAGGCTGCGGAAAAAATCTTCGTGTGGGGCTGATGCAGGTGCAGGGGTTGAAAGCGGATGCTGCGGAAAAGCTCTTGAAGGAGCGCAATCAAGGGGGTGACTTTACATCCTTTTCCAACTTTAACAGGCGGGTAAGAATTGACTGTTCCGATGCAGCCCGGTTGGTGAAAGCAGGATGCTTTGATTCCGTCGAAGGGATGCAGAAACGGCCGACACTGCTTTGGCAGCTATTATCTCAACAGAACAATGAGGGACACCTTTTTGACGTAAACCCTGAGACTCCGGTAGTATCCCCTTACGACGAGAAGGCGGTTCTGCGCCAGGAGATTGAGAGCCTTGGTTTCCTGGTATCCCGCCATCCCCTTACGCTCTACCGCGACGAATGGCTCCGTTATAGGCCGATAAAGGCGATTGAGATGATCAATCATGCCGGGAAAAGCGTCACGATGGTCGGATGGTGGATCACCACAAAGACGGTGGAAGACAAGCACGGACGCCCGATGGAATTTATCTCCTTTGAAGACACCACTGCAATCTTTGACGCAACGTTCTTTCCGGAAGTTTACAAAAAATTCTGCCGAAGGCTGTCGCAGAACCGTCCATACCTTCTGAAGGGGTTAATTAAAGAAGAATTCGGCATTCCTACACTGACGGTGAGATGGGTGACATTTCTGAGTGAGGAAAGGTGA
- a CDS encoding SPOR domain-containing protein — protein sequence MMVLDYHERKAALRDRRGVGKNRPKKRPAGFFVLIVLAVIIVSYAGGVVTGWFVFRPVPQPMMQAAPSQEQNQGAKSSVDIGKSAIPASSHDPALTFYETLSKGNQSLIGSGINPKKSTDDTGKHTSPPVHSVSTDQAKTSSTAARSPGESKTGNSAASEPSAASTTQGEEAAKGGAATFAVQIASYRDRKEAEAAVSRIASKGFAAYVLESKAGDKGVWYRVRLGRNLSHQAAVDLAQKAGKGAVAVTEK from the coding sequence ATGATGGTGCTCGATTATCATGAGCGTAAAGCGGCTTTGCGCGACCGAAGAGGTGTGGGGAAGAACCGGCCCAAGAAACGGCCTGCAGGCTTTTTCGTACTAATTGTTCTTGCTGTGATCATTGTTTCTTACGCAGGCGGAGTTGTCACTGGCTGGTTCGTTTTCAGGCCGGTTCCACAGCCAATGATGCAGGCAGCTCCGTCTCAGGAGCAGAATCAGGGAGCAAAGAGTTCCGTTGATATCGGGAAGAGTGCAATTCCCGCATCTTCCCACGATCCCGCACTAACCTTCTACGAAACTCTTTCCAAGGGAAACCAGTCTCTCATCGGCAGCGGAATCAATCCCAAGAAAAGCACAGATGACACCGGTAAACATACAAGTCCTCCTGTTCACTCCGTTTCGACTGATCAGGCGAAAACCTCCTCGACTGCCGCCCGGTCGCCCGGAGAATCAAAAACAGGCAACTCCGCAGCTTCCGAACCATCGGCAGCATCCACCACTCAGGGAGAGGAAGCGGCAAAAGGGGGCGCTGCTACGTTTGCTGTCCAGATTGCATCTTACCGCGATCGTAAGGAGGCCGAGGCTGCTGTGTCGCGGATAGCATCCAAAGGATTTGCTGCGTACGTATTGGAGTCGAAGGCCGGGGACAAGGGAGTATGGTACCGGGTGCGTCTGGGACGGAACCTCAGTCACCAGGCCGCCGTCGACCTCGCTCAGAAGGCTGGGAAGGGCGCTGTTGCGGTAACGGAAAAATAA